A stretch of DNA from Candidatus Bathyarchaeota archaeon:
AAGGAACGAGAAGCAATTGACAGCAAGTAAAAAGAAAACTAAAAAAGAGCAAGAGAAAAAGTCAACCAAAAAATCTGAAACATTGGTTGACAAAAAAGGCATTCGTTTAGATGGACGAAAAGTGGATGAATTGCGTCCAGTAAAAATGGAAGTTGGTGTTCTTCCAAACGCAGATGGTTCATCATATCTAGAACAAGGACGAAACAAAATTCTTGTTGGTGTCTACGGACCTAAAGAGGCACATCCACGCCATATAGCCCAACAAGATCGCGCTGTTATTCAATGTCGTTATCATATGGCACCTTTCTCTGTTGATGAACGAAAGTCTCCTGCTCCTTCAAGAAGAGATGTTGAGCTCTCCAAAGTTATTCGAGAAGCCTTAGAGCCAGCAGTTTTTCTTGAATATTATCCCCGTACCTCAATTCAAGTATACATAGAAATTTTACAAGCTGACGGCGGAACAAGATGTGCAGGAATAACTGCTGCCGCTCTTGCACTGGCTGACGCTGGAATTCCTATGCGCGACTTAGTTGTAGCATGTGCAGCAGGTAAAGCTAGCGGAAAAATCGCCCTTGACCTAATGGACACAGAAGACAAAGTTGGTGAAGCCGACGTGCCTGTAGCTTACATGCCTAACTTGGATGCAATTACTTTATTGCAAATGGACGGAAATCTATCCACTGAAGAATTCGAGACTGCAGTTAATATGGCTGTTGAAGGATGTAAAAAACTGTATGAAGTTCAGAAGGAAGCGTTAAAGGCAAAATATGTTATTGAGGAGGAAAAAGAAGAATGACCTCATCTGTTGTAGTAAATGTGAAAAAGAAACGAATAAGTGAGCTTCTAAAAGACGGTCAAAGAACCGATGGACGCGGACTTACCGACTACCGTGATATCCAAATCGAACTTGGAGTAATCGAAAAGGCTGAAGGTTCTGCTCGTGTACATCTAGGTCAAACTGATGTTATGGTTGGCATTAAAATCGGAACTGGAACTCCGTTCCCTGATACCCCTGATAAAGGTGTTCTTACTTGCAACGCTGAACTTGTGCCTCTTGCCTCTCCAGATTTTGAAACTGGACCACCCGGTGAAGACGCCGTAGAGTTAGCTCGAGTTGTAGACCGTGGAATACGTGAATCTGGAGCAATCGATGTGGAAAAACTCTGTGTGGAACCTGGTAAACTGGTGTTCGTTGTTTTCGTGGACATTTATGTTCTTAATCATGACGGAAACTTAATTGACGCTTCAGCTATTGCAGCTTTGGCAGCTTTGATTAATGCAAAAATGTTCAAGTATACTGTAGAAGATTGTCAGATCGTGAAGAAGCCAGGGTATACTCCTCTTCCTGTGATTGACCATCCTGTAGCAGTTACTTTTGCGAAAATAGGCGATAAGCTCATATTGGACACTGGACTTGATGAAGAACACGTCATGGATGCAAGATTGACGATAACAATGAACAAAGACGGAAACATCTGCGCAATGCAGAAAGGTGGCGGCGGAGGCTTCTTTACCAAAGAAGAAATATTTGAAGCAGTAAAAATTGCATCTGAAAAGTCTGCAGAATTAAGAAAAATCGTGGTTAAAAGCTGATGGGAAGAAATACAAAAAAAGTTGCGATGACTCGAGGTCTTGGTACTCGTTATGGTGCAACAATCAGGAAACGTTACGTCAAAGTATTAACAGAAGTCAGACGGACCCACAAATGCCCACAATGTGGTGCAGAAGCGGTCAAGCGTGAAAGCGTCGGTATTTGGAACTGTCGAAAATGTGATGTAACTTTTGCTGGTGGAGCCTATACTCCAGTTACAAAACTTGGAGTTGTAGCAAAGCGCCAAGTAAAGAGTGCAACCTCTTCCGAATCCTAAATCTTCCAGAAGGCTTATGCCTTTCTGCCACCTTTTTTGTTGAGGTGGACTAAAATTGATTTTATTAACTACTTCTCGAAGACCCACCCAAAGAATCCGTAGTTTTTGTCGAGATTTATTTTCATCTCTTCCTGATGTTAACCGCGTGAATCGTGGAAAAATGAGTTTAGATGCAGTTGCAGAAAAGGCACTTGAACTAAATTGTGACCGCGTAATAGTTGTTGGTCGATGGCATGGAGCTCCTGGAAAAATTGGTTTGTTTAATATATCCTTGGGGTTAACTGCTGTTTCTCCTTTAATGGTTATTCAAAGCATACGTTTGCGACGAGAACTAAAACAAACTAGCCGTATCAAATCTTCTGTGATTACTTTAGAACCTAACTCTTCTTCTGGGTTACAACGTTTAGCTGGATGTTTGTCCAAGTTTTTTGGTTTGCCTGTTTTGCCCTTGGATGAAACATCTGAAAATCATCAGGTTTCTATGCATTTGTCCTTTGATTCTTCTCGGCGAGTCAAAATGACCTTTGTTATGCTTCAACGAATGGTTGAAATAGGACCTCAGGTAACTTTTTCAAGGTTAATTTGGGACGTTTCATCATGAATGCCAAAGCTGTTGTGCGTCTGAACTTTTTTTCTGATAAACAATTGCACGTAGTAATACACGCCCTTAAACCTGAAATTGATTCTTCATCTACTAGTCGCTCAAAAGTCTGTATGACTACTGAAGGGCAAACCCTGATTTTAGATTTCAGAGCAGCAGACACCTCTGCATTGCGGGCAGCAATGAATTCATATCTGCGATTAATTGGAGTAGCAATGAATCTTCAAAAGTTTACTGAATCAGATTTTTAGTGAAACGCTTAATATGTGCCAAGTTATTTAAGCTGAATAACTCACAGTCAAATGTTTGAGGAATATGAAATGAGCGAAGAGATTTCTAAACTTCCACCCCAAGTACAGCAACGATTAATGAGGCTTCAACAGTTACAACAAACCCTTCAAGGTGTAATGGCACAAAAACAGCAGCTAGAAATGCAACTCAACGAAGTTGAACAAGCCAAAGTTGAATTAGAAAAACTAGATGAAACTGCTGTTGTTTACAAATCCATTGGTGCACTTCTTGTAAAATCGGAAAAAAATACTGTTGAAACAGAACTTTCTGAACGTAAAGAACTCTTGAAAATGAGAGTTGACGTGATAGCCAAACAAGATGAGCGCATTAAAACTCAGGTCAAAGAGCTTCAAGAGCAACTGCAGCAAGACTTGAGTCCCGTATCTGGTTCTGCTTAGGGATGAGTGCCTTTTGGCAGAAATTGGCATCCCTGAACTTACCCTTGAGCAAGTGCAAGAACTATGTGAAAAGGCAGAATTAGCTGCCCGAAAATATGTTCTTTCTCAGGTGTCTACAAGCAGAATAATTGACCTTGATGTATTTGTGGATGCCCAAGGCATCAAACCCATAACGATAGACGTTGACGTAAACGTTGTATTATCCCCAATAATGAAAGACTTTGATGTTGAATACTTAACCAGAGAAGCAACAAAACAAGCCTTCATTGTTATTGAAGAATACTTGAGGGAACTCAAGTGCAAATCAGAAAAATAACCTCTTTAATCGACAAGCTTGATGCTAAACTAGTCGTTCTTTTATGTCATCATAACGCAGACCCCGATGCAATTGGCGCGGCTTTTGCTTTTGACAACTTGTTAAAACAGTTAAGGCCAAACTTAAAAACTGAAATTGGGGCTGCTGCTGGACCTAGTAAACTTTCCAAAGCTGTAATTAAAGCTGTAAATGTGGAGCTTACTGATCAGCCTCAGATAGAAAAAGCTGATTTGGTTGTTTTACTTGACACAAATACTACCCAACAGTTGGATGACTGGGCTGCCCTGCTCCAACCTGCGCAGCCGATACTTTTGATTGACCATCACGCCCCGCATCCTGAAACTGAACATATTTCAGCTCTTTCAGTAACTGATGAAACTGCTTCTTCGACTTGTGAAATCGTTTACAGGCTGTTTAAAGAAGCAAAAATCAAGCCATCTGTTGCTTCTGCAAAAGCGCTGTTTCTTGGAATTGCTTTTGACAGCAGACACTTCATTTTGGCTGGTTCGGAAACTTTAAAAATTGTTGCAGAACTTGCACAAATTGTAAACCCTCGAGAGACACTTCCTATTCTTTCATTGCCTATGGATTATTCGGAACGTGTTGCCCGACTAAAAACCGCTGGTAGGATGAAAATTGTGAAAGTCAATAACTGGTTGATTGCCCTTTCTCGTCTTAGCACTTTTCAAGCTTCAGCTGCTCGCGGACTGGTTGCCTTTGGGGCTCATGTTGCTATTGTTGCAGGAGAAAAAGATGGTGGAATTCAAGTAAGTTTTAGAGCCTCCTACGAATTCTTTACCGAAACTGGAATCCACATGGGTCGCGATTTGGCAACACCCCTTGGTGAATTTTTGGGGGGTATGGGTGGTGGGCATTCTGTTTCTGCTGGTGCAAACGGCAATGGAGACGTAAATGGGTGTCTGAATTTTTGTGAAAAGCTCATAAAACAGAAATTAAGTTAACCCTTTTTGGGTAGCTACTCTTAAATGGATATAAAAAATTGCTTTAGGCTGGCGGATAATATTGGCAGTGATTGAAACTAATAATCTTACATATTCTTATCCTAACGCTAAAACGCCGTCAATTAAGAATGTTTCAATCACAATAAACAAGGGCGATTTTGTAATTTTAACTGGTCCCAGCGGATGCGGAAAAACAACTCTTTGTCGGTGCTTTAATGGTTTGGTTCCCCATTTTTACAATGGCATTTTGGTAGGAAAAATATCCGTTGCTGGATTAAATGTAGCTGAACATCAAATTCATGAACTTGCTCGCCATGTTGGGTTAGTGTTCCAAAACCCGGAAAATCAATTATTTGCATTATCCGTTGAAAAAGATGTTGCCTTTGGATTAGAAAATTTTGCCATGCCCCGCGATGAAATGAGAAAACGAGTAGACTGGGCGCTGGAACAAGCAGGAATAAGTGAACTAACCGAAAGACCCCCTCACGAACTTTCAGGTGGACAACAACAACGGGTTGCTATAGCTTCAGTTCTAGCAATGCAGCCCGACATTATAATACTTGATGAACCCACTTCTTTTCTTGACCCTTTGGGTGCAGAAAAAATTTTTGAAGTAATAAGCCAACTCAACAAAGAACTAGGAATCACTATCATTCTGGTCGAACATCGCCTTGATCTTGCAGCAAAGTATGCTAACCGTGTTATTGTAATGAACAACGGTGAAATTGCCATGGCTGGAACTCCCCAAGAAATTTTTACCTCAGAACAAGCTCGGCTAATTGGCATTGGAATTCCAAAAGCCACTGAACTGTATCAATATCTAAAGAAGAATGGAATTGACCTGAAAACCATTCCAGTTACTCCAGAAGAAGTGGCACAACTTTTGCGGGAGGCTTTAAAGAATGCTTGAAGTAAAAGACCTCTATTACTCTTACTCTACTGGTTTTGAAGCCCTGAAAGGAATCAACCTCACAGTAAATGACGGGGAATTCTTGGCGATCATGGGTCAAAATGGGGCTGGAAAAACTACTTTAGTTAAACACTTTAACGGACTGTTGAAACCCACCCACGGTGAAGTCCTTGTTGACGGCGTGAGCACCCGGGACGTAAGTGTTGCTAAGTTGGCTCGTAATGTTGGTTTTGTGTTCCAAAATCCTGACCATCAATTATTTAGTGAAACAGTAGAAGACGAAATTGCTTTTGCTCTAAAGAACTTTGGCTTCGAAGAAGCAGTAATCAAAAAACAAGTTGATTGGGCGCTGAATCTACTGGATGTGGTGCAGTACAGAAAAACTTCACCTTTTATGCTCAGTGGCGGAGAACGAAAACGGGTAGCTTTAGCTTCAATTCTTGCATGGGATCCTCAGGTAGTTATTTTGGATGAACCCACTATTGGTCAGGACCATCGCCAGAAAGAAAAGTTGCAACATTTTATTTTGCAGTTGAATGCCCAGAAAAAAACTGTAGTTGTTGTTACTCACGATGTGGAATTTGTAGCAGAATGTAATCCTCGAGTTATTTTGATGCGCCAAGGCCAGATTTTGCTTGACGGTGTAGCTGAAAAAATTTTAAATGACACAAAGTTGTTGGCGCAGGCTTCTATTGTTCCTCCTCAGATTACCAAGATTTTTTTGGAACTAGAAGATTTGGGGTTGCCTACTGATGTTATTGACGTTCATGAAGCCACAAAAATTTTACTAAACCGGTTGAGGAAAAAATCATGAGCGTTTTTGAAGGATTCAAGTTCAGAAAAGTTTCTTCTTTGGTTCATGATTTAGACCCACGGGTCAAGTTTTTCTTTGTTTTAGTCTTGTTTGTTATGGCTATCCTGTTCACGAACCTGTTCGCGTTGCTTGTTTTGTTTATGGTTCCTTTGCCTTTCGTATTTGTTGCCAAAGTTAACCGTCAATGGTTGCGTTCCCTGCGAGGTGCCTTACTGTTGGCAGTGTTTATTTTTGCAACTAACTTCATTTTTGGGTTCTTGTATCCTGCATCGTTTCCTCAAATAACTCCTCCAGTGGATACTGCTTTCGAATATTTGGTGCTGTTGGAGCGCTCCATATCAATGACCCTGCGTTTTGTTGTTTTAATTGCATCTTTTTCTGTTTTCTTTTTAACAACTTCCCCCGATCATCTCGGGTTAGCCCTGCAGCAAAGTCATGTTCCTTACGAGTTTTGTTTTGCTTTCACTACTGCGGTTCGTTTCGTTCCCGTTTTAGCTGACGAAGCCCAAACCATAATGGATGCCCAAAAAGCCCGCGGGCTAGAACTAGAGCGTGGAAACTTGCTTAAACGGGTCAGAAATTATATTCCAATTCTTATTCCATTGATAGTGAATGCAATTCGAAGAAGCCTTGAACTTGCTGAAGCGATGGAATCCCGTGCCTGGGGTGCTAGCAAAAATCGTACAAATTTGTATGCCCTCAAGTTGAAGCGGTCTGATTATGTACTGGTTGTGATCTCTGTTGTGATGTTAATAGTTGCAGTTTACATTTGGCTTAATGTTTCAATTCCTTCGTTAAGTGCAGTTCTTTTTCCCGCGATGGTTTGATTATAAAACCTAAGAACAACAACATTTTCGCTAATTATAATATCCACTTTATATGATGTGGGTTTCGTAAATCAAAATTTTAGTAAGTGCCTTTTAGTGGCACATTTTTGGTGCAAAAGAAATGAGAAAAACGGGCAATCTTAGTTTTACCTCTTCCGTCTTTTTTGTCTTTTCTTCTTTACTCGTTTTTGTTTCTTTTTGGCGGTCTTTTTTGTCATGCCGTGATGTCGTGCCATATTGATCGCTTTCCTTTTCGGATACTTTTTCCCTTTCTGTGCTTCTTAAAGGTTACGTGAGTTTTTAGCTTTGTTGTCATCCGCTTTCTGCATTATTTACAGTTTTGCGTCTACATGGACTTTAACATTGTTTGTTATGGTCCGTAAGCCGTTTCAGAGTCGCTCCATCTCATCATTACGAAGGTTCAGAATGGTGTCCCTCATCACAACTACTCGGTAAGGTGTGCATGTTTAAAACTTTACCCTTTTTGAAACTAACTAGTAAAGAACAAAAAATGAAAAGGTGTAGAGCTTATTTTTCGTCCAGTTTGAATTCTTTGTGAATTGCTTTGACTGTTTCTGGTCCGTCTTTTTCTTTGACCACAAAGGACACGTTGAGTTCAGATGAGCCTTGGGCTATCATGTTAACGTTGATTTTTTTGCTAGCTACTGCTGAAAAGATTCTGGAAGCTACACCTACCATGCCTTTCATGCCTGCGCCTAGGACTGCGACTACGCATACGTCGTCTTCGGAGATGATTTCATGGATGAATTCTTTTCCTAGCAATGCAAGTTCAAGGGTGTTAACTGCCCGTTCCAGAAGGCTTCGATGAATTACTATGGAAATGTTAGCTTCAGAAACACTTTGGGAAATCATCAATATGTTGATGTTTTCTTTTCCCAGAACTTCAAAAACTTTGGCTGCCGTTCCAGGGGCACCAACCATGCCTGAGCCGCTGACGGTTATAAGGGCAACGTTTTTGACGATAGTTACTGCTTTAACTCCATTTTTTGTTTCCAGTTTGCCGTTTTCCATTATCAGGGTTCCATGGTTGCTTGGGTTGAACACGTTTCTGATTCTTACGGGTATACCTTCTTTTCTTGCGGGTTCAAGGGCTCGGGGGTGCATTGCTTTTGCGCCAAAGATTGTTAGTTCGGTTGCTTCTTGGAAGCTAATTTTTGGGATTATTTTTGCTTCAGGAACCAGTTTAGGGTCTGAGGTCATCAAGCCGTCTACGTCGGTCCATATCCAGATTTCTTCGGCTTCAAGGGCTGCCCCTACGATAGTGGCTGTGTAATCTGATCCTCCTCTACCTACAGTGGTGGTTTCTCCGTTTTGGGTTTGGGCGATAAACCCTGTGATTACTGGGACCGTTCCCTTCTCTAAGAGGGGTTCTATGTTCTTTTTGAGTTCAAATTTAGTAACGTTCATCAGCAAACTAGCTTCTCCAAAGTTTGAGTCAGTTACTATCCCTGCTTCTCCCCCTGTGAAATGTTCCGAAGCTACCCTTATATCATTTAAAGTTGCGCTTACGATTGGGGCAGACAGTTTTTCTCCAAAAGAGATTACAAGGTCTCGGGATTTTGGGGTGAGTTCTCCCACGTAGCTGATTCCAGTTAGTACTTGTTCTAGTTCACATATTCTGGATTCTACTAGTTTCCAAACGATTTCTTGGATTACTGTGTCTTGGATTGCCTCTTTTATTGTGGTTTGGTGGCGTTCAAGGATTTCTTGCTTGAATTCTTTGATGAATTTGGTGTTGCCTGTCTTTGCCTGTACAGCTGCTTGAATTAGTTGGTTAGTTATTCCTTGCAGAGCTGAAACAACTACCACTATTTGGTTATCGTTTTTGTTGTCTTTAATCAGGTTTGCTACGTTGCGGATTTTTTCGCCATTGGCGACAGAGCTACCTCCAAATTTCATGACTATTTTTTTCAAGCTTTTTTTCTCCTTGTTATGTTGCCATTTTGTGGGCGATAGTTTGTTTTATGTCTAGAAGGTCTCGCAGTACTGCGCTTGCGGTTTCGACTCCGCCTGCTCCTAGACCAATTATTGTTTGTTCTCCCGCTGACTCGGAAACAAAGGTCACTGCGTTCAATGCCCCGTCCACAGCCAAGGGATGATGTTTGGATATTTGTTGAGGCTCAACTTTTAGTTTTTCTGTAATGGAGCCAATCAGTTTAATGGTGCAGCCTTTCTTGTTAGCCTCAGCAATGTCTTTAGCTGAAACATCCCGTATCCCCTTAATTTCCACGTCGTTAATTGTGACTTTTTTATCCATAATCCAGTTCGCCATAATCACAAGTTTTGCCGCTGCATCGTAACCATCAACATCCATGGTAGGATCCGCTTCAGCAAAACCTAGTTCTTGGGCTGCTTTCAGAGCTACATCAAAAGTGAGGTGTTTTTCGTCCATTTCCGTTAAGATATAGTTGGTTGTTCCGTTCAAAATTCCGCTAACTGAAAGGATTTTGTCGCCCTGCAAACAGTTTTTGGCAAACTCCAAAACTGGGGTTCCTGCACCTACGGTTCCGCTAAATCTTAGTTGAACGTTGTTGAATTCTGCAAGCTCAGTCAAAGCAGGCAAGGCTAAAGCTAATGGTCCTTTGTTTGTGGTAACCACGTGTTTGCTTGTTTTGAATGCAGATTTGATATATGATAGTCCCGGTTCGGCGGTTTCGATGTTGGTAGGGCTTACTTCTATCATGGCTTCTGCCTCAACAGATTCGATGACTTCTAGGGCGGTCATGTCGGATTTGCCGTATTGAATGCTTGCCGAGACCGTTCCGTGCTGTTTTTTTAATTTGAGCATTTCTTTAAGGTCTAACCCTTTCGGGTTTATGGCTGCGCCTTTTTTATCAACTACTGCAACAATTCGGGGGCGAAAACCATACTTTTTCGCCAAATCCTTTTTTCGGTCCAAAAAAATTTGAGCCAAACTCTGACCAACAACGCCCCAACCCACCAAAATAATCCTCATTCTATCGCTCAACCTGCTCCATACGTTAACCACTAATTACATTAACACCCATAATTACAATTACGACTAATAAATAATCACCACAACCAATCAACCTTTGTATACACCTAATTTTGGATTCTTTGGAACTAAAGCATCAATTTTTTTAAGATTTGAGCAAATTGGTTATGACAATTATTCATTGTGGTCAGATAATTGCATGCCCAGCAGGTTGAACATGGATATTTCACGATATTTTGCAGATAGATTAAGAGCTTCAATGGGACAGTGAAATAATGATGAATCCTGAAACTAGATACATGGATTTCAGTAATTCTAAAGAAGGAGCAAATTTTTATGCTGCTATTGTTTTTTGACTTAATTTATGGCCGTGTTTTGAACCTTGCTGTTAAACTGATTATTTGTTTAGAAATTTTGTCATGAAGGTTGGTCCTTCTATTGTGCCATATTTGCCGTTTTTGGCGTTTTGTTCGTCGAATTGTTTGATATTATCAGGGGGGTTTGTTGGATTGTAGATTGCAAAGGGCACGGGGTCACGGGTGTGGGTGCCAATTTTTATCGGAGTGGGATGGTCAGGCAAAACAGCAAGGGCAACATCCTGATCGATGTTATCCATTATGCGCCCAATCAGCCGTTTGTCCAAATCCTCAATCGTCTTAATTTTTAGTTCGTAGTCTTTAGCGTGCCCTGCTTCATCTGGAGCTTCCACATGAACAAACACCAAATCATAATCATTCAATGCCTCTAACGCATAATCGGCTTTTCCCTCATAGTTAGTATCAAATAAACCTGTAACACCGGGGACCTCGACAACCTTCATTCCTGCATACCTCCCAATGCCTTTCACTAAATCTACCGCAGAAATCACTGCTGAACTTACACCAAACCGCTCTTTAAACGTAGGCAAAACAGGAACGCGACCCCCACCCCACGGCCAAATCATGTTGCCTGGATTTTTACCAACTTTTGCTCGGGCAAGATTCACAGGATGATTTTCCAAAATTGCCTTAGAACCCAAAATCATCTCCTTTAGTTCTTTTTCTACATTTTTTGCTTTTTCAGATTCTGCCTTTGGCAAAATGTCTGAAACCTTTTCTCCAATCGCATTATGTGGCAAGGTGCAATCCACTATTTCTTTAGGTAAGTAATCTCGGATTACCAAAAAATGTCGATAATCCAAACCAACAAAAAATTCAATATTATCTGGTCTGGGCGTTTTTTCCTTGATTTCTTCTATCAGCTGAGAAGCTTCTTTACTTGAAATGTGGTCTGCAGCATAATCAATCAATTTACCGTCTTTTTCTGTAATCAAATTGCATCTAAAGGCTACATCTTGTTTGTTCAAATGGATGTTTCTGCCGGCTGCTTCTAATGGTCCTCGTCCTGAATAATATACCTGTGGATCGTAGCCTAGAACAGACAAAATTGCAGGTCCCGAACCTGGATTCATGCTATCTGGAACTGTTTTCAATAATCCGTTCTGGCCTTTGGCTGCAATTAAATCCATGTTGGGCTTGTTTGCCACTTGAAGGGGTGTTTTGTCGCCAAGTTCGGCTATTGGGTAATCTGCCATTCCGTCTCCAAGAATAAGTATGTACTTCATATGTTTTACCTGCTTTTTTAGTAATTTTAGTTACCAATTGTAATGTTTTACTGTATCGCTTTTGCAGGTTAAAATTTACCCCGAATTCATAAACAGTATATTACTCCCAAAACAATATCCCATCATGGATCCCGCAGAGTTCTATTTTCTAATTCTTCCTCTAGCCGGGTTGGTCGCCCTTCTTTTAATCATAATTGTGCACCTTGCAAGAAAAGACAAAACAATTAAACACAAAGAACTGGATACTATCAACGAATTAATGCAAACCGGAGTCTTAACCAAAGAAAACTTTGCTGAAATGCTCCAAGCCCTAGTGCAGCAAGGAATCATAAAAGAGAGCTCCTACGAAACCATCGGAAAAATTCTTGACGAATCCCTCACTGAACAAGAAGAAACTACAGTTTCAAGTGACTAAAAACACGCCTTTTTGAAGCACAGCAACCGTTTTTCCATTTTTTTTGGTAATTGTCACTGTAGGCTCCGAAACCATCAAATCCATATGATTTTGTGACAAATTCTTGCCCCCTGGCATATCCGTGTTCGCACCAAATGCTACATGGATTGTTCCCAACATTTTTTCTGCCTCCAAAAACTC
This window harbors:
- a CDS encoding cofactor-independent phosphoglycerate mutase is translated as MKYILILGDGMADYPIAELGDKTPLQVANKPNMDLIAAKGQNGLLKTVPDSMNPGSGPAILSVLGYDPQVYYSGRGPLEAAGRNIHLNKQDVAFRCNLITEKDGKLIDYAADHISSKEASQLIEEIKEKTPRPDNIEFFVGLDYRHFLVIRDYLPKEIVDCTLPHNAIGEKVSDILPKAESEKAKNVEKELKEMILGSKAILENHPVNLARAKVGKNPGNMIWPWGGGRVPVLPTFKERFGVSSAVISAVDLVKGIGRYAGMKVVEVPGVTGLFDTNYEGKADYALEALNDYDLVFVHVEAPDEAGHAKDYELKIKTIEDLDKRLIGRIMDNIDQDVALAVLPDHPTPIKIGTHTRDPVPFAIYNPTNPPDNIKQFDEQNAKNGKYGTIEGPTFMTKFLNK